The following proteins are encoded in a genomic region of Cyclonatronum proteinivorum:
- a CDS encoding DUF294 nucleotidyltransferase-like domain-containing protein, which produces MSDPTLTYLTPSPSGDALVRQPWMEHSSRTQTGLQRALQALEWRSSACSETVAAVRKDEEPVLPLSAGIDEMLAALDQAKGAHIVLHCSTRDQYWRAGVSDVLGMTPILTNLIENRSDEEMLASSRNRLADVLKEALSCGTSALLLLNLVSDMAETLHHIAIHQAIQEMGDPPPCPFMFMVMGSEGRNEQTLKTDQDNAIVFKGDEEAHQAYFIRLGDKINRMLDAYGFDYCRGDIMARNPKWCRNLTAWKAYFTKWVSTPDPMAVMHTTIFFDFRYAYGDAGIGDELRTHLNNLLQKRSELFFYHLAQNTIGNAIPLGFFGGFKYPSGVGLDMKKAMLPAVNYARIFALKNGISETNTIRRLRLIAGTEHLSKTDAGILIRHYRALMKVRLEHQIARILERNRTADNFIIPEDYPAETQAFLKEAFKKMRDLQKRLGTLYRSGY; this is translated from the coding sequence ATGTCAGACCCGACGCTAACCTATTTGACGCCTTCCCCCAGTGGCGATGCCCTTGTGCGTCAGCCCTGGATGGAGCACTCAAGCCGGACTCAGACCGGTCTTCAGCGGGCTTTGCAGGCGCTGGAGTGGCGCTCGTCGGCGTGTTCTGAGACGGTAGCTGCGGTTCGAAAAGACGAAGAGCCTGTGCTGCCCCTTAGCGCGGGTATAGACGAGATGCTTGCGGCGCTTGATCAGGCGAAGGGTGCGCATATTGTGCTGCACTGCAGTACGCGCGATCAGTACTGGCGCGCGGGGGTGAGCGATGTACTGGGCATGACCCCCATCCTTACGAATCTCATCGAAAACCGCAGCGATGAGGAAATGCTGGCGAGCTCACGAAACCGGCTTGCGGATGTGCTGAAAGAGGCGCTCAGCTGCGGCACATCAGCCCTGTTGCTTCTCAATCTCGTCAGCGATATGGCTGAAACCCTGCACCATATTGCCATTCATCAGGCGATTCAGGAAATGGGGGACCCGCCGCCCTGTCCGTTTATGTTTATGGTGATGGGCTCGGAGGGTCGTAATGAGCAAACGCTCAAAACCGATCAGGACAACGCCATTGTTTTTAAGGGTGATGAGGAAGCTCATCAGGCCTACTTTATCCGTCTGGGAGATAAGATTAACCGCATGCTTGATGCCTACGGCTTCGACTATTGCCGGGGCGACATCATGGCGCGCAATCCGAAATGGTGCCGAAATCTCACTGCCTGGAAAGCCTACTTTACCAAATGGGTGAGCACGCCCGACCCCATGGCGGTGATGCACACGACCATCTTTTTTGATTTCCGCTATGCCTACGGGGATGCCGGCATTGGCGACGAGCTGAGGACACATCTCAATAACTTGCTGCAAAAGCGCTCAGAACTTTTTTTCTACCATCTGGCGCAGAACACCATCGGCAACGCCATTCCGCTGGGGTTTTTCGGCGGTTTCAAATACCCTTCAGGCGTAGGGCTTGATATGAAGAAAGCGATGCTGCCGGCGGTGAACTACGCCCGTATTTTTGCGCTTAAAAACGGCATTTCCGAAACCAACACCATACGGCGGCTCAGGCTTATTGCCGGTACCGAACACCTGAGCAAAACGGATGCGGGTATTTTGATCCGGCACTACCGTGCGCTCATGAAAGTACGGCTCGAACATCAGATCGCCCGAATTCTCGAACGCAACCGCACTGCCGATAACTTCATCATTCCGGAAGACTATCCGGCGGAAACACAGGCTTTTCTGAAAGAAGCCTTCAAAAAGATGAGAGACCTGCAAAAACGTCTCGGTACCCTGTACCGCTCCGGATACTGA
- the acs gene encoding acetate--CoA ligase, with amino-acid sequence MSTPATDETVHENGEFYYPSDEIKANAHIKDYDAVYKRSIEDPEGFWAEEAERLEWYKKWDKVFDDSQAPFYKWFVGAKTNIIQNAIDRHLKTWRRNKVAMVWEGEPGDVKVLSYHALNREVSKTANVLKSMGVRKGDIVTIYMPQIPELAITMLACVKIGAAHSVVYGGFSVEALADRIASANSRVLVTADGGWRRGKVTDLKSIANEAMDRSPTIEVCITVKRTGHEVRMENDRDFWFHDLMALPIASTKCKTEEMDAEDMLFILFTSGTTGKPKGLVHTHGGYQVYTSTTHRYVFDVKDEDRWWCAADPGWITGHSYLVYSPLINGSTIMMYEGAPNHPYPNRWWHMIEKYGITILYTSPTAVRGLMRFGDQWPKRHDLSSLRLLGSVGEPINPEAWRWYHKHIGGEKCPIMDTWWQTETGGFMICPLPVTPLKPGSATKPFFGVQVGIVDENGKEVGPGEEGKLVIKRPTPGMARTIFNDPDRYVETYWKEYEENGWYKAGDSARIDEDGYIWVIGRIDDVIKVSGYRLGTAEVESALVSFPAVAEAAAIALPHELKGNCIHVYCILKAGMTGDQKLANEIKAHVSAEIGPIAKPEEVHFLESLPKTRSGKIMRRVLKARAMGVDEGDLSTLEE; translated from the coding sequence ATGTCTACTCCTGCAACTGACGAAACTGTACATGAAAACGGAGAATTTTATTATCCCTCCGATGAAATAAAAGCCAATGCCCACATCAAAGATTATGATGCGGTCTATAAGCGCTCTATTGAAGATCCGGAAGGGTTTTGGGCGGAAGAGGCCGAGCGGCTTGAATGGTACAAAAAATGGGACAAAGTATTTGATGACTCCCAGGCGCCTTTCTACAAATGGTTTGTAGGAGCCAAAACCAATATTATTCAGAATGCAATTGACCGCCATCTCAAAACCTGGCGCCGCAACAAGGTAGCAATGGTCTGGGAAGGCGAGCCCGGTGATGTTAAGGTGCTTTCGTATCATGCCCTGAACCGCGAAGTGAGCAAAACGGCAAACGTGCTCAAAAGTATGGGTGTGCGCAAAGGTGATATTGTCACCATTTACATGCCGCAGATTCCTGAGCTTGCCATTACCATGCTCGCTTGCGTTAAGATTGGCGCTGCGCACAGTGTTGTTTATGGCGGCTTCAGTGTGGAAGCGCTTGCCGACCGTATTGCAAGTGCCAACTCCCGCGTACTTGTTACCGCTGACGGCGGCTGGAGAAGAGGCAAGGTGACCGACCTCAAGTCTATCGCCAATGAGGCCATGGACCGCTCCCCGACCATTGAAGTCTGTATCACGGTGAAGCGCACCGGTCATGAAGTGCGCATGGAAAACGACCGTGACTTCTGGTTCCACGATCTTATGGCGCTGCCCATCGCAAGCACCAAGTGCAAAACGGAAGAGATGGATGCGGAAGATATGCTTTTCATCCTGTTCACCTCCGGAACAACAGGGAAGCCGAAAGGTCTGGTGCATACGCACGGCGGGTATCAGGTGTACACCTCAACCACGCACCGCTATGTGTTTGACGTTAAGGATGAAGACCGCTGGTGGTGTGCCGCTGATCCCGGCTGGATTACCGGTCACAGCTACCTCGTGTACAGCCCGCTGATCAACGGTTCTACCATTATGATGTACGAGGGCGCGCCGAATCATCCCTACCCGAACCGCTGGTGGCACATGATTGAAAAGTATGGCATTACCATTCTGTACACTTCCCCGACCGCGGTACGCGGCCTCATGCGCTTTGGGGATCAGTGGCCGAAGCGTCATGATCTGAGTAGCCTGAGACTTCTGGGCTCTGTAGGCGAGCCGATCAACCCTGAAGCGTGGCGCTGGTATCACAAGCACATCGGGGGTGAAAAGTGTCCGATTATGGATACCTGGTGGCAAACCGAAACCGGTGGCTTCATGATTTGTCCGCTGCCCGTTACCCCGCTCAAGCCCGGCTCTGCAACCAAGCCGTTCTTCGGGGTACAGGTTGGTATCGTAGATGAAAACGGCAAAGAAGTAGGACCAGGCGAAGAAGGCAAGCTTGTAATTAAGCGCCCGACGCCCGGTATGGCCCGGACGATCTTCAACGATCCGGATCGCTATGTCGAAACCTACTGGAAGGAATACGAAGAAAACGGCTGGTACAAAGCCGGCGACTCCGCCCGTATCGATGAAGACGGCTACATCTGGGTCATTGGCCGGATTGATGATGTTATCAAAGTCAGTGGCTACCGTCTCGGTACGGCTGAAGTAGAGAGTGCTTTGGTAAGCTTCCCGGCTGTTGCAGAAGCTGCCGCAATTGCGCTGCCGCACGAGCTGAAAGGGAACTGTATTCACGTATACTGTATCCTCAAAGCCGGCATGACGGGAGATCAGAAGCTCGCCAATGAAATCAAGGCGCACGTGAGCGCTGAGATTGGTCCGATCGCGAAACCCGAAGAAGTTCACTTCCTCGAGTCTCTGCCGAAAACCCGAAGCGGCAAAATTATGCGCCGCGTCCTCAAGGCCCGCGCCATGGGTGTTGATGAAGGTGACCTCTCTACGCTCGAAGAGTAA
- a CDS encoding sodium:solute symporter family protein: MDPILLWTIIIVGASFALYIGIAIWSRAGSTSEFYVAGGSVPPLANGMATAADWMSAASFISMAGLIAFMGRDGSVYLMGWTGGYVLLALLLAPYLRKFGKFTVPDFVGDRYYSSTARLVAVICAVFISFVYVAGQMRGVGIVFSRFLNVEVELGVVIGMIIVFFYAVFGGMKGITYTQVAQYCVLIFAYLVPAIFISLLLTGNVIPQIGFGSTMLGSEQSILERLDGLSTEFGFDAYTSGALAQIDVFFITLALMVGTAGLPHVIVRFFTVPKVRDARKSALYALIFIVLLYATAPAIAAFARVNLFETINNVQYEEVPDWFKTWENTGLIVFDDKNEDGIIQYRADETINELHIDRDIIVLANPEIADLPAWVIGLVAAGGVAAALSTAAGLLLVISTSVAHDLVKRELAPEISDKKELMIARIAAGFAVIIAGYFGINPPGFVAQTVAFAFGLAAASFFPAIMLGIFYKRMNKEGAIAGMVAGLVITTAYIVYFTFIRTDLNNLENWWFGISPQGFGTVGMLVNFIVAIVVSKFTAPPPMEIQNLVENIRIPRELTDDESK, from the coding sequence ATGGATCCCATTTTACTTTGGACGATTATAATCGTCGGAGCAAGTTTTGCACTTTATATCGGTATTGCCATTTGGTCGCGTGCCGGCAGTACAAGTGAGTTTTACGTTGCGGGCGGCTCGGTACCACCGCTTGCAAACGGTATGGCAACGGCAGCTGACTGGATGTCAGCCGCTTCATTTATCTCCATGGCAGGTCTGATCGCCTTCATGGGTCGCGACGGCTCGGTTTATCTGATGGGATGGACGGGCGGTTACGTGCTTCTGGCACTCTTGCTTGCCCCGTATCTGCGTAAGTTCGGTAAGTTTACCGTCCCTGATTTTGTGGGTGACCGCTACTATTCTTCCACAGCCCGCCTTGTTGCCGTAATCTGTGCTGTATTTATTTCCTTTGTATATGTAGCCGGTCAGATGCGCGGGGTAGGTATTGTGTTTTCGCGCTTCCTCAATGTTGAAGTTGAGCTCGGTGTAGTCATCGGGATGATCATCGTATTCTTCTATGCCGTATTCGGCGGGATGAAGGGGATTACATACACGCAGGTTGCGCAGTACTGCGTCCTGATTTTTGCCTATCTCGTTCCGGCTATTTTTATCTCGCTGTTACTCACCGGTAACGTAATCCCGCAGATTGGCTTTGGTTCAACCATGCTGGGTTCTGAGCAATCAATCTTGGAACGCCTTGACGGCCTTAGCACCGAATTCGGGTTCGACGCGTATACGTCGGGAGCGCTGGCCCAAATTGACGTCTTCTTTATAACGCTTGCCCTGATGGTGGGTACAGCGGGTTTGCCGCACGTAATTGTGCGCTTCTTCACGGTACCCAAGGTACGTGATGCCCGTAAATCCGCCCTTTATGCCCTGATTTTCATCGTACTGCTTTATGCTACAGCACCTGCTATTGCAGCATTTGCCCGCGTAAACCTGTTTGAGACGATCAACAATGTGCAGTATGAAGAAGTACCTGACTGGTTTAAAACCTGGGAGAATACGGGTCTGATCGTTTTTGATGACAAAAACGAAGACGGCATTATTCAGTACCGTGCCGATGAAACCATCAATGAGCTGCATATCGACCGTGACATCATCGTACTTGCTAATCCTGAAATTGCCGACCTGCCTGCATGGGTGATTGGTCTGGTCGCCGCCGGAGGTGTGGCCGCTGCGCTCTCCACGGCTGCGGGTCTGCTGCTGGTTATTTCAACCTCGGTGGCCCACGACCTCGTGAAACGGGAGTTAGCGCCAGAAATTAGTGATAAAAAAGAGCTGATGATTGCCCGTATTGCGGCTGGTTTTGCGGTCATAATTGCCGGTTACTTCGGTATAAATCCGCCCGGGTTCGTTGCGCAAACGGTCGCCTTTGCCTTCGGGCTTGCAGCGGCCTCCTTCTTCCCGGCCATTATGCTCGGTATTTTCTACAAACGCATGAACAAGGAAGGGGCGATTGCGGGTATGGTTGCAGGTCTTGTGATTACAACCGCTTACATCGTGTACTTCACCTTCATCCGCACCGATCTGAACAACCTTGAGAACTGGTGGTTCGGCATTTCGCCACAGGGCTTCGGTACTGTAGGTATGCTCGTGAACTTCATCGTGGCCATCGTGGTGTCCAAATTCACCGCACCGCCGCCGATGGAAATTCAGAATCTGGTTGAGAATATCCGTATCCCGCGGGAACTCACAGACGACGAATCCAAGTAG
- a CDS encoding DUF4212 domain-containing protein: MDHKELAKAYWKKNLTYVGVLLFIWFMASYGAGILFVDYLDNFTLGGFPLGFWFAQQGSMYIFIIVIAAYMVLMNKLDKEYGFDEQD, translated from the coding sequence ATGGATCATAAAGAATTAGCCAAGGCGTACTGGAAGAAAAACCTCACCTATGTAGGTGTGCTGCTTTTCATCTGGTTTATGGCCTCATACGGAGCGGGTATTCTGTTTGTAGATTACCTGGATAATTTCACCCTGGGTGGTTTTCCGCTGGGGTTCTGGTTCGCCCAGCAGGGCTCTATGTACATCTTCATTATAGTAATTGCTGCTTACATGGTGTTGATGAACAAGCTCGACAAAGAGTATGGCTTCGACGAACAAGACTAA
- a CDS encoding DUF4236 domain-containing protein, which translates to MPFFLRKSISSGPVRINFSKGGIGLSAGVTGARIGFNKNGAYVAGGRHGLYYREKIGKKGRNRSRSSAAGAKPTVEQFVDTGLTYHEHRADTAQLSQQTSSSPKYADPLVRAGFWGGWIIIITGIMIPSLLTAAAGILLLIISSVAKKSRIQQAKRVLKQTEESLEKIGEADKPDKLLEKLAEPAIIEPERSQRNLLLAEAAVTLFMDGTTSFNRFDLESYLRSLALPEQTITDTKLEAINELIADCLSDHMLSTEEEQHIWRIIQDCGVPPQHQQQLKTELNRYAAARALIENLQEISCPVMLTRGERCYFKTEGRLLKRKQLGRHQRDGVIFKQLGYETDMEGSIYVTNKHIHITDGNTRSIRLNHITSITEDLIENVITLSLNNRVNPVYLTAKDTISLSFLINHLLSE; encoded by the coding sequence ATGCCCTTTTTTCTCAGAAAAAGTATTTCATCTGGTCCGGTTCGCATCAACTTCTCAAAAGGCGGGATAGGGCTTTCTGCGGGGGTGACAGGTGCGCGCATTGGCTTTAATAAGAACGGTGCCTATGTGGCAGGCGGCAGACACGGACTTTATTACCGGGAAAAAATCGGTAAAAAAGGAAGAAACAGAAGCCGCAGTTCCGCTGCCGGGGCAAAACCTACCGTTGAGCAGTTTGTTGATACCGGCCTCACCTACCATGAGCACCGAGCTGATACAGCACAGCTAAGCCAACAGACCTCATCATCCCCAAAATATGCAGACCCGCTCGTACGCGCCGGATTTTGGGGTGGATGGATTATCATTATTACAGGGATTATGATCCCTTCCCTGCTGACAGCAGCCGCGGGGATTTTACTGCTCATTATTTCAAGCGTCGCTAAAAAGAGCCGTATACAGCAGGCAAAACGGGTGCTGAAGCAAACGGAAGAAAGTCTGGAAAAAATCGGCGAGGCAGATAAACCCGACAAGCTGTTAGAGAAACTGGCTGAGCCCGCGATCATAGAGCCCGAGCGCAGTCAGCGAAATCTGCTGCTGGCAGAAGCTGCCGTGACCTTATTTATGGACGGCACAACCTCCTTTAACCGGTTTGATCTTGAATCTTACCTGAGAAGCCTGGCATTGCCGGAACAGACGATAACTGATACCAAGCTTGAAGCCATCAATGAGCTGATTGCAGATTGCCTGAGCGATCACATGCTAAGCACGGAAGAAGAACAGCACATCTGGCGCATCATTCAGGACTGTGGGGTTCCTCCTCAACATCAGCAGCAGCTCAAAACGGAGCTGAACCGATATGCCGCTGCCCGCGCACTGATCGAAAACCTGCAGGAAATCAGCTGTCCCGTGATGCTTACACGCGGGGAACGCTGCTACTTTAAAACGGAGGGTCGCCTGCTGAAGCGAAAGCAGCTCGGCCGCCATCAGCGGGATGGCGTAATTTTCAAACAGCTGGGCTATGAGACAGATATGGAAGGCAGCATTTACGTGACCAATAAGCACATTCACATCACCGACGGAAATACCCGCAGCATTCGTCTGAATCACATCACAAGTATTACCGAAGACCTGATTGAAAATGTCATCACGCTCAGCCTCAACAACCGCGTAAATCCGGTCTATCTCACAGCAAAAGACACCATCAGCCTCAGCTTCCTGATCAATCACCTGCTCAGCGAATAA
- a CDS encoding CPXCG motif-containing cysteine-rich protein: MNSYNDDQYEDEPDPFGDFESHSDEYENSLNDMQVQQGRFSCSFCGSPNDTFIDPSQGPDQEYIEDCQTCCAPNQLRLSWQESTSSWEMHSSEY, translated from the coding sequence ATGAACAGCTACAACGACGACCAATACGAAGACGAACCCGATCCTTTCGGTGATTTTGAGTCCCATTCCGACGAATACGAAAATAGTCTGAACGACATGCAGGTACAGCAAGGCCGCTTCTCGTGCAGCTTCTGCGGATCGCCAAACGACACCTTCATCGACCCCAGTCAGGGACCCGATCAGGAATACATTGAAGACTGCCAAACCTGCTGCGCCCCGAATCAGCTCCGCCTAAGCTGGCAGGAAAGCACCAGCAGCTGGGAAATGCACAGCAGCGAATACTAA
- a CDS encoding phospholipase D-like domain-containing protein: protein MLKFWLRTFVLISMMALPALVQAQLFEDIEQGEKAGYAPAPVELETGVWFFSDALIGTAANDRKNGAQSARIRAGFIEMNFDYPNGMSEVSFFAANSGFANDTGGIVQVSVSTDGGSNWQPIGDPITLGDTLEQYTITENIPGNVRLRFERTAGNRINVDDILISDFVQEIEEPVLTVRINDEPFQSGSTFDFGTTTGSSSATLRLRNEGQTPLEISGAQLEGEVFSVDGSLDLTIGTLESVTVALQYNAPVNGQYSGSLSFETNDPEQSSFLINLAGETLDTSEPLPIAVARSLPQGTEVTIAGRVTVADQFAGPVYLQDGTGGIGWFSGPIMRDEYLVGAIIGDSLVVSGTLGSFNQLLQIVDHTFFEVFSEFNEEVEPVDITLEQLNSGAFEGQLVRVSDVTFTSGGVFSGGTNYNITDGALESVLRVDNFTNIPGAVIPNSEVEITGIAGRFMSTNQLLPRFRTDIQITSGPIITTAPPFTTSATNNSITLEWETEEPGHTEVRYGLTSSLELGTIIDPTPKTFHSVTIDGLWYAETFEFEMRSAAGTDTSITNRYLSSTASPPGSTGEIIALFNKSVAHELALFNEANQNINFADRLIEFIEAAEISAEFAFYNISGAVGNAIADAIIDAHQRGVQVRVIGSNHTGNPNAVINRMQNNGVPAVQANSSEQMHNKFAVIDAFHQDYHKAWVVTSSWNATDDGTNNQFQNMLNIQDVALARAYWREFNQMWGAESGPFRPNQARFSADKEVVNASSFWIGEDQTYVQLYFSPQAGTEAQINRTLATAQESIDLGLNLITRRPISNTMLARFNQGVDVRGVIGEIGTQGSEWDYLNSWADVHHLPAGDFGLLHHKYAIVDGELAGDNATVITGSHNWSANANFNNDENTLIIQNRSIANEFFQEFAARYWQAGGENTFNVPVSISEEDLEVPMVATLSQNYPNPFNPVTNLSFELPAQDEVSISVYDITGRRVAVLVRNETMSAGRHTLSFDGSRLASGVYLYRMQLGTGQQFTRKMTLVK, encoded by the coding sequence ATGTTGAAGTTTTGGCTACGCACATTCGTGCTGATCAGTATGATGGCGCTTCCCGCCCTCGTACAGGCTCAGCTCTTTGAGGATATCGAACAGGGAGAAAAAGCCGGCTATGCCCCGGCGCCTGTTGAACTCGAAACAGGCGTTTGGTTTTTTAGTGACGCCCTTATTGGAACCGCTGCCAACGACCGGAAAAACGGCGCGCAGTCTGCCAGAATCCGGGCGGGGTTTATTGAGATGAATTTTGACTACCCCAATGGGATGAGTGAAGTTTCCTTCTTTGCAGCCAATTCCGGCTTCGCCAACGACACCGGGGGCATTGTGCAGGTCAGCGTTTCTACCGACGGCGGTTCCAACTGGCAGCCCATCGGGGATCCCATTACCCTGGGGGACACGCTCGAGCAATACACCATCACCGAAAACATCCCCGGAAACGTCCGGCTTCGTTTTGAGCGCACCGCCGGCAACCGGATCAACGTAGATGACATTCTTATTTCAGATTTCGTACAGGAAATCGAAGAGCCGGTGCTCACCGTAAGAATCAACGACGAGCCCTTCCAAAGCGGTTCAACTTTCGATTTCGGAACGACAACCGGCAGTAGCTCCGCAACCCTTCGTCTCCGCAATGAAGGGCAGACGCCCCTCGAAATTTCCGGTGCGCAGCTTGAAGGCGAAGTTTTTTCTGTGGATGGAAGCCTCGACCTTACGATCGGAACCCTTGAGTCGGTAACCGTAGCCCTGCAATACAACGCCCCCGTAAACGGGCAATACAGCGGAAGCCTCAGCTTCGAAACCAACGATCCGGAACAGTCTTCCTTCCTGATTAACCTTGCCGGAGAAACCCTCGATACCTCCGAGCCGCTGCCCATCGCCGTAGCGAGAAGCCTGCCGCAGGGCACGGAAGTAACCATTGCCGGACGCGTAACCGTGGCAGATCAGTTCGCCGGACCCGTGTACCTGCAGGATGGCACCGGCGGGATCGGCTGGTTCAGCGGACCCATCATGCGGGATGAATATCTCGTCGGGGCCATCATCGGTGATTCCCTGGTCGTAAGCGGGACCTTAGGCAGTTTCAATCAGCTGCTACAGATTGTGGATCATACCTTCTTTGAAGTCTTTAGTGAATTTAATGAAGAAGTTGAGCCGGTTGATATAACCCTTGAACAGCTTAATTCCGGCGCGTTTGAAGGTCAGTTGGTAAGGGTTAGTGATGTAACCTTCACTTCCGGCGGCGTATTTTCCGGCGGTACCAACTACAACATCACGGACGGCGCTCTGGAAAGCGTACTCCGCGTGGATAACTTCACCAACATCCCCGGAGCGGTCATCCCGAACAGCGAAGTCGAAATTACCGGCATTGCGGGTCGCTTCATGTCCACCAATCAGCTTCTGCCGCGCTTCCGCACCGATATTCAAATCACAAGCGGTCCCATCATCACAACCGCGCCTCCCTTTACCACTTCGGCCACAAACAACAGCATTACCCTTGAGTGGGAAACCGAAGAGCCGGGGCACACCGAAGTTCGCTACGGACTCACCTCCTCCCTTGAGCTCGGTACCATCATTGATCCGACGCCAAAAACCTTCCACAGCGTAACCATCGATGGCCTGTGGTATGCCGAGACCTTTGAGTTCGAAATGCGTTCCGCCGCTGGGACGGACACCAGCATTACGAACCGCTACCTCAGCTCAACCGCTTCACCGCCCGGCAGCACCGGTGAAATCATCGCCCTGTTCAATAAAAGTGTGGCGCATGAACTTGCCCTGTTCAACGAAGCCAACCAAAACATCAACTTTGCTGATCGTCTCATCGAGTTCATCGAAGCGGCCGAAATATCTGCCGAGTTCGCCTTTTACAACATCAGCGGGGCGGTAGGCAACGCCATTGCCGACGCCATCATTGACGCCCATCAGCGCGGGGTTCAGGTACGTGTGATTGGATCCAATCATACCGGAAATCCCAATGCGGTTATCAACCGTATGCAAAACAATGGTGTGCCCGCCGTTCAGGCGAACAGTAGCGAGCAAATGCACAACAAGTTTGCGGTCATTGACGCCTTTCACCAGGATTACCACAAAGCCTGGGTCGTAACGAGCTCCTGGAATGCGACCGATGACGGCACCAACAATCAGTTCCAGAACATGCTCAACATTCAGGACGTTGCCCTCGCCCGTGCCTACTGGCGCGAGTTCAATCAGATGTGGGGCGCGGAATCAGGCCCGTTTCGTCCGAATCAGGCCCGCTTCAGCGCGGATAAAGAAGTGGTGAACGCCTCCTCCTTCTGGATCGGGGAAGATCAGACTTATGTGCAGCTCTATTTTAGTCCGCAGGCCGGTACCGAAGCGCAGATCAACCGCACCCTTGCAACCGCACAGGAAAGCATTGATCTGGGTTTGAACCTCATCACCCGCCGCCCTATCTCCAACACCATGCTCGCCCGCTTCAATCAGGGCGTTGACGTACGCGGTGTCATTGGTGAAATCGGCACGCAGGGCAGTGAGTGGGATTATCTCAATAGCTGGGCCGATGTGCATCACCTGCCCGCCGGAGACTTTGGCCTGCTGCACCACAAATACGCTATCGTGGATGGCGAACTTGCCGGGGATAACGCAACGGTAATCACCGGTTCCCACAACTGGTCGGCCAACGCCAACTTTAACAATGATGAGAACACCCTCATCATCCAAAACAGAAGTATCGCCAACGAATTCTTCCAGGAATTCGCCGCGCGCTACTGGCAGGCCGGCGGGGAAAACACATTCAATGTACCCGTCAGCATCAGCGAAGAAGACCTGGAAGTACCCATGGTCGCAACGCTTTCCCAAAACTATCCCAACCCGTTCAACCCGGTCACCAACCTCAGCTTCGAACTGCCCGCACAGGATGAAGTCAGCATCAGCGTGTACGACATCACGGGTCGCCGGGTCGCCGTACTCGTACGCAATGAAACCATGAGCGCCGGTCGTCACACCCTAAGCTTCGACGGCTCACGACTTGCAAGCGGCGTGTACCTGTACCGCATGCAGCTTGGCACCGGACAGCAATTCACGCGCAAAATGACGCTCGTGAAATAA